A window of the Miscanthus floridulus cultivar M001 chromosome 14, ASM1932011v1, whole genome shotgun sequence genome harbors these coding sequences:
- the LOC136505314 gene encoding uncharacterized protein, which produces MDDAANPTPPPSTSTAASAAAAAAQHQQLQRQLFLMQQAQSHPQQLSQQAMSRFPSNIDAHLRPLGPLRFQQPQQPQPQPSHSQGPSQSPSQATQQASPQQQQQAAAAAAAAAQAQAQAQAARVRSPEMEMALQDAMRVCNPDVKTPFQSIEDAVNRLLPYHVVADYEAEEDDRILDSDTTGQIPSRLQQWDHNILVKIAEFTTTFDKQVLAYNIMTKKRAIGEFRSEERLMLEQALLQEEKQAMLGLRAEIESREKAGREAAEVKMRMAMEHARAEAQAHSEMMNHGPIRASAVASQGDDGPSHDMVQEHGEDEWGNSERDDEDPSEDFLNDENEPENGNSDGQEDWRRSGELDLNSR; this is translated from the exons ATGGACGACGCAGCGAATCCCACCCCTCCACCATCCACCTCCACCGCCGCAtccgcggcggccgcggccgcgcaaCACCAGCAGCTCCAGCGTCAACTCTTCCTAATGCAGCAGGCGCAGTCCCACCCGCAGCAGCTGTCGCAGCAGGCCATGTCCCGCTTCCCCTCCAACATCGACGCTCACCTCCGCCCCCTAGGCCCGCTTCGCTTCCAACAGCCTCAGCAGCCCCAGCCCCAGCCGTCTCACTCCCAGGGTCCATCCCAGTCGCCGTCGCAGGCCACGCAGCAGGCGTccccccagcagcagcagcaggcagcggcggcggcggcggcggcggcgcaggcccAGGCCCAGGCCCAGGCGGCGCGGGTACGAAGCCCCGAGATGGAGATGGCGCTGCAGGACGCCATGCGGGTCTGCAACCCGGACGTCAAGACACCCTTCCAGTCCATCGAGGACGCTGTCAACAG GTTATTGCCTTACCATGTTGTTGCTGACTATGAGGCTGAAGAAGATGACAGAATCCTTGATAGTGATACAACAGGCCAGATTCCTTCTCGCCTGCAGCAATGGGACCATAACATTCTAGTGAAGATTGCTGAGTTCACGACAACATTTGACAAGCAAGTATTGGCATATAACATAATGACAAAGAAAAGGGCCATTGGTGAGTTCAGGTCAGAGGAGCGGCTCATGCTGGAGCAAGCCTTATTACAGGAGGAAAAGCAGGCTATGCTGGGACTGAGAGCAGAGATAGAGTCGAGAGAGAAAGCTGGTCGCGAGGCTGCTGAAGTGAAGATGCGTATGGCAATGGAGCATGCTCGTGCTGAGGCACAAGCTCACTCTGAGATGATGAATCATGGTCCTATAAGGGCCAGTGCTGTTGCTTCGCAAGGGGATGATGGTCCAAGTCATGACATGGTGCAAGAACATGGTGAAGATGAGTGGGGAAATTCTGAGAGGGATGATGAAGATCCATCTGAGGATTTCCTCAATGATGAGAACGAACCAGAGAATGGGAACTCAGATGGGCAGGAGGACTGGCGCAGATCTGGGGAGCTTGATCTGAACTCTAGGTAA